A region of Vigna radiata var. radiata cultivar VC1973A chromosome 6, Vradiata_ver6, whole genome shotgun sequence DNA encodes the following proteins:
- the LOC106764852 gene encoding exocyst complex component EXO70B1, whose protein sequence is MSENGEEKLLAVARHIAKTLGHNNTMSDDIFQILSNFDGRFSRENLSEKGADADSRACAALDHSLKSLDHRISHHVSSDRPIWADAAHAAAFLDAVDELVAVVAEWNHLASDKAVAACLVRAEDMLQHAMFRLEDEFRTLMERGGESFGLTRSYRNGESTENMPFESEEEDEEEDEGRNGGDEEQIPVALPVTDFDIVIDALPAGTINDLHEIAKRMVAGGFGKECSHVYSSCRREFLEESVSRLGLQKLSIEDVHKMTWQDLEDEIEKWIKASNVALKILFPSERRLCDRVFFGFASAADFSFMEVCRGSAIQLLNFADAVAIGSRSPERLFRILDVFETLRDLIPEFEALFSDQFSVSLRNEVITIWKRLGESIRGIFMELENLIRRDPAKTAVPGGGLHPITRYVMNYLRAACRSRQSLEQVFEDYGLKEYPKLDDRVHSSSSLSVQMDWIMELLESNLEAKSKIYKDPALCYVFLMNNGRYIVQKAKDSELGTLLGDDWIRKHAAKVRQFHAHYQRSSWSRLLGSLKLDSTVSLPPNALAKSMKEKLKWFNTVFDDICKEQSSWFVFDEQLREEIKISLEKFLLPAYGNFIGRFENVPEIGKHADKYIKYGTEDIQAKLNELFQGSSGNRK, encoded by the coding sequence ATGTCCGAAAACGGAGAAGAGAAGTTACTTGCTGTGGCGCGGCACATAGCGAAGACGCTGGGCCACAACAACACCATGTCTGATGACATTTTCCAAATATTGTCCAACTTCGATGGAAGGTTCTCGCGAGAGAATCTTTCGGAAAAGGGCGCAGATGCGGATTCCAGAGCCTGCGCCGCACTCGATCATTCCCTCAAATCCCTAGACCACCGGATCTCTCACCACGTCTCCTCCGACCGTCCAATTTGGGCCGACGCTGCTCACGCCGCTGCCTTCCTTGACGCCGTGGACGAGCTCGTCGCTGTTGTTGCCGAGTGGAACCACCTCGCCTCCGACAAGGCCGTCGCCGCGTGCCTCGTACGGGCCGAGGACATGCTCCAGCACGCCATGTTCCGCCTGGAGGACGAGTTCCGCACGCTCATGGAGCGCGGCGGCGAGTCTTTTGGCCTTACTAGGAGCTACCGCAACGGTGAGTCGACTGAAAACATGCCGTTTGAGTCGGAGGAAGAAGACGAGGAGGAAGACGAAGGGAGAAACGGGGGAGACGAGGAGCAGATTCCGGTGGCGCTGCCGGTCACGGACTTCGACATCGTCATCGACGCGCTGCCAGCGGGGACGATCAACGACCTCCACGAGATCGCGAAGCGAATGGTGGCCGGAGGGTTCGGTAAGGAGTGTTCGCACGTGTACAGCAGTTGCCGGAGGGAGTTCCTGGAGGAGAGCGTGTCGAGGTTAGGGTTACAGAAGCTCAGCATCGAGGACGTTCACAAGATGACGTGGCAGGACCTTGAAGATGAAATTGAGAAATGGATTAAAGCCTCCAACGTCGCTCTCAAGATCCTCTTCCCCAGCGAGCGGCGTCTCTGTGACCGCGTCTTCTTCGGATTCGCCTCCGCCGCGGATTTTTCATTCATGGAGGTTTGTCGCGGATCCGCGATTCAGTTGCTGAATTTCGCGGACGCCGTCGCGATCGGTAGCCGGTCTCCGGAACGGCTGTTCAGAATCCTTGACGTGTTCGAGACGCTTCGTGACCTAATTCCCGAATTTGAGGCCCTGTTTTCTGATCAATTCAGCGTCTCGCTCAGGAACGAAGTGATTACAATTTGGAAAAGGCTGGGGGAATCAATTAGGGGCATTTTTATGGAGCTGGAGAATTTGATTCGCCGAGATCCGGCGAAGACGGCAGTTCCCGGTGGCGGTCTGCACCCAATAACTCGCTACGTGATGAACTACCTCCGAGCGGCGTGCCGGTCGCGGCAGAGCTTGGAGCAGGTTTTTGAAGACTACGGGTTGAAAGAGTACCCGAAGCTTGATGATAGAGTCCACTCTTCATCTTCTCTATCAGTGCAAATGGATTGGATTATGGAGCTTTTAGAGAGCAATTTGGAAGCGAAGTCGAAGATTTACAAAGACCCTGCTTTGTGCTATGTTTTCTTGATGAATAATGGGAGGTATATTGTTCAAAAGGCCAAAGATAGTGAACTAGGAACCCTCTTGGGAGATGATTGGATCAGAAAACATGCTGCAAAAGTTCGACAATTCCATGCGCACTATCAAAGAAGCTCGTGGAGTAGGCTATTGGGGAGTCTGAAGCTGGATAGTACTGTCTCACTGCCCCCTAATGCCTTAGCAAAGTCAATGAAGGAGAAGCTCAAGTGGTTTAACACAGTGTTTGATGATATTTGCAAGGAACAATCTTCCTGGTTTGTTTTTGATGAACAGCTCAgggaagaaataaaaatttctcTTGAGAAATTCTTGTTGCCTGCTTATGGAAACTTCATTGGGAGGTTCGAGAATGTTCCAGAAATCGGTAAGCATGCTGATAAGTATATCAAGTATGGAACAGAGGATATTCAAGCCAAACTCAACGAATTGTTTCAGGGATCAAGTGGTAACCGAAAGTGA